One genomic segment of Erysipelotrichaceae bacterium 66202529 includes these proteins:
- the mobC gene encoding plasmid mobilization relaxosome protein MobC, with protein sequence MANRKRKIVLRVPVTPEERAMIEQKMALLHTKNFSAYARKMLIDGYIVNMDTSDIRAQTAEIQKIGVNVNQIAKRLNGMGPVYAQDIEDIKGALAQIWQLQRYILSSQR encoded by the coding sequence ATGGCAAACAGAAAGCGAAAAATCGTGCTGCGCGTCCCTGTGACGCCGGAGGAACGGGCTATGATTGAACAGAAAATGGCGCTGCTGCATACGAAGAACTTTTCAGCCTACGCCCGGAAGATGCTCATTGACGGCTATATCGTCAACATGGACACCAGCGACATCCGGGCGCAGACCGCCGAGATACAGAAGATCGGCGTCAACGTCAATCAGATTGCAAAGAGGCTGAACGGTATGGGGCCGGTGTACGCACAGGACATCGAGGATATAAAGGGGGCGCTGGCGCAGATATGGCAGTTACAAAGATACATCCTATCAAGTCAACGCTGA
- a CDS encoding helix-turn-helix domain-containing protein translates to MDGQEKLLDYETIKAAVAGERWATEKVLAHYADYINELSTVEIRQANGKKKKVIDEDIRQRISLKLLEALPSFPLEQR, encoded by the coding sequence ATGGACGGACAAGAAAAGCTGCTGGACTATGAAACGATCAAAGCCGCCGTTGCCGGTGAGAGGTGGGCCACGGAAAAAGTGTTGGCCCATTATGCTGACTACATCAACGAGCTTTCCACGGTGGAGATCAGACAGGCAAACGGCAAAAAGAAGAAAGTCATTGACGAAGATATACGGCAGCGCATTTCCCTGAAACTGCTGGAAGCATTGCCGAGCTTCCCGCTGGAACAGAGATAG
- a CDS encoding relaxase/mobilization nuclease domain-containing protein, which produces MAVTKIHPIKSTLKKALDYIENPDKTDGKLLVASFACSYETADIEFEMLLAQAYQKGNNLGHHLIQSFAPGEATPEQAHEIGKQLAEEVLQGKYPYVLTTHIDKGHVHNHIIFCAVDMVNQRKYISNKQSYAYIRRTSDRLCKENGLSVVKPGQSKGKSYAEWDAQRKGTSWKAKLKAAIDAAIPQAKDFDDFLRLMQAQGYEIKPGKFISFRAPGQERFTRCKTLGEAYTEEAIKERIKGRVITRAPKERKGISLRIDLENNIKAQQSAGYERWAKLHNLKQAAKTLNFLTEHGIDTYPDLESKVAEITAASDEAAATLKAMEHRLADMAVLIKNISTYKQLWPVAMEYRNAADKAKFRREHESTLILYEAAAKALKGQGVKKLPDLYALKAEYKRLAEEKERLYEKYGEAKKQMQEYGIIKQNVDGILRMTPGKEWTQEL; this is translated from the coding sequence ATGGCAGTTACAAAGATACATCCTATCAAGTCAACGCTGAAAAAAGCCCTTGACTACATCGAGAACCCGGACAAAACTGACGGCAAGCTGCTGGTGGCCTCCTTTGCCTGCTCTTATGAAACAGCGGACATTGAATTTGAAATGCTGCTGGCGCAGGCATACCAAAAGGGCAATAATCTGGGCCACCACCTGATACAATCCTTTGCCCCCGGCGAAGCCACGCCGGAACAGGCCCATGAGATCGGGAAGCAGCTTGCCGAGGAAGTGCTGCAAGGGAAATATCCCTATGTGCTGACTACCCATATTGATAAGGGCCACGTCCACAATCACATTATTTTCTGTGCCGTGGATATGGTAAATCAGCGCAAGTACATTTCCAACAAACAGAGCTATGCCTATATCCGGCGCACCAGCGACAGGCTGTGCAAGGAAAACGGATTGTCCGTGGTGAAGCCCGGCCAGAGTAAGGGCAAGAGCTATGCCGAGTGGGACGCCCAGCGGAAAGGGACGAGCTGGAAAGCGAAGCTCAAAGCAGCCATTGACGCCGCTATCCCGCAGGCAAAAGATTTTGATGATTTCCTGCGGCTCATGCAGGCGCAGGGCTATGAGATCAAGCCGGGAAAGTTTATTTCTTTCCGCGCTCCCGGACAGGAACGCTTTACCCGCTGCAAGACATTGGGGGAAGCCTACACCGAGGAAGCCATCAAAGAGCGTATCAAAGGCCGCGTTATCACCAGAGCGCCCAAAGAGCGCAAGGGGATTTCTTTGCGGATTGATCTGGAAAACAACATTAAGGCCCAGCAGTCGGCAGGCTATGAGAGGTGGGCGAAGCTCCACAATTTGAAGCAGGCCGCAAAGACTTTGAATTTCCTGACTGAACATGGGATAGACACCTACCCGGATTTGGAAAGCAAAGTGGCCGAGATCACCGCCGCCAGCGACGAGGCCGCCGCTACCCTCAAAGCTATGGAACACCGGCTTGCGGATATGGCGGTGCTGATAAAGAATATTTCTACCTACAAGCAGCTCTGGCCCGTGGCTATGGAATACCGCAATGCAGCGGATAAGGCAAAATTCCGGCGTGAGCATGAAAGCACGTTGATTTTGTATGAAGCTGCGGCAAAGGCCCTAAAGGGACAGGGTGTGAAAAAGCTCCCCGATCTGTACGCCCTGAAAGCCGAGTACAAGCGATTGGCCGAGGAAAAGGAACGGCTGTATGAGAAGTACGGCGAAGCGAAAAAGCAGATGCAGGAATACGGCATCATCAAGCAGAATGTGGACGGCATTTTGCGTATGACGCCGGGAAAGGAATGGACGCAAGAGCTATGA